ATGTGCGGATTGAAAATCTGCTGTTCGGTGAGATCCTTCACCCGCTCTTCCAACTTGGGGACGCTGAAACCCTCCACTTTAAAGGTCATGATGAAGCGGTTCATTTGAATGGACTCCCAGAGATCCTTGATCTGGCGCACGTGGTACTGGTGGGCCAGGCTGTTGAGCACTTGCTGATACCATAGGTTGACCTTTTCGACGGGATCATCCAGGCTCACGTGAAGCACATTTCTGTGCTGCAGCATGGTATTGAGGGCCACTTGAACGATCAGGGCCGTTTTCCCGACGCCGGCACGCGCAAGCACCGCCCCGAACCCCCCTTCGGGAACGATCGCTTCGTTTTCATGGCCCAGCAGTCTGAGCGGATTTCTGAGGATCAGATCGTTTTTGAGCATATCCAGATTCCTCTCTTTCAGGTTGATCACCCTGGCCCCGGTCGGTCGCCCCGGACGCCATGCAGGCCGGCCGGCAACGATGCCACTTTCGGTCGCCAGGGATGAGTAAGATTCTTTTTCGGCCCGTTTCCGGGCCTGTCGCCATTCGTCCGTATCTTCCTTGGTTATCACCGAACCCATATCAGGCAACGTTCTTTTTCTCTTCTGCGCGTTTTTTAGCGATCTCTTCCGCAATGGACTGCGGGACCTGCCGGTAGGTGGCAAACTCCATGGTAAACTGGGCTTTGCCCTGGGTCAGGGAACGTAGCACCGTGGAGTAGCCGAACATCTCGGCCAGAGGCACCTGGGACTCGATAACGCACATGGGGCCCTCTTCCTGGGAGCCCACGATCATGCCTCGGCGCTGGTTCAACGACCCCATCACCGCCCCCTGGAACTCGGTGGGCGTTTCCACGGCAACTTTCATGATTGGTTCGTGAATCACCGGCGCCGCTTTCATGTAGCCCTCGAGAAAAGCGCCGCGGGCGGCGGCCTGAAAGGCCATATCCGAGGAATCCACGCTGTGGGAGGCGCCGTCGTTGATCACCACCTTCACGCCCGTAACCGGAAATTCCATCTTGGGGCCCTTGGCCAGACAATTTCTGAATCCCTTTTCACAGGCAGGGATGAAATTGGTGGGGATGGCGCCTCCGGTCACTTCATTGACGAACTCGAAATCCCCCCCGTCCAGGGGCTCCATGTAACCGGCCACCCGGCCGAACTGCCCCGAGCCACCGGTTTGTTTTTTGTGGGTGTAGTTGAACTCGGCCTGGCGGGTGATGGTTTCCCGGTAGGCCACTCGGGGAGCACCGGTGGTCACCTCGGCTTTGTATTCGCGGCGCATGCGTTCGATGTACACCTCCAGGTGCAGCTCGCCCATGCCGGAGATAATCGTATCGCCGGTCTCTTCGCTGACGTAGGTTCGGAAAGTGGGGTCCTCCTTGGAAAACCGGTTCAGGGCCTTGGACATGTTGATCTCGGCCTTGTTGTCCTTGGGAACGATGGCCAGGGAGATCACCGGTTCCGGCACATACATGGAGGTCATGGTCAAATTCAGGTCGCGATCGGTAAAGGTATCTCCCGAAGCACAGTCCACACCGAACAGGGCGCCGATGTAGCCGGCGGAAATTTCGGCGATGTCTTCCATCTGGTTGGCATGCATGCGCACCAGGCGGCCGATCTTGATCTTGCGGCCCGTGCGTACATTAACAACGGTATCGCCTTTGGCCAGCGTCCCCTGGTACACGCGGATGTAAGTCAGCTGACCGTACTGCCCATCCTCCAGTTTAAACGCCAGCGCGACCGTGGGTGCGGCCGGATCCGAAGTCAGGTCCACCTGGGCCTCGTCCTGGTCCAGATTCAGTGCCTGGTTGGTGATGTCCGCCGGGCAGGGAAGCAGTTGGGTGACCGCATCCAGAAGCGGCTGGACGGCCTTGTTTTTGTAAGCCGAGCCCATGAAAACCGGTGTGATCTGACGCTCCAGGGTGCCCTTGCGAATGGCGGCGATCAGCATCTGTTCGGAAATCGGGGCCTCTTCTAAAATGGCCTCGGTCAATTCGTCGGAAAACATGGAGGCCGCGTCGAGAAGCGCTTCGCGTTTCTCCATGGCCAGTTCCATGAGCGCTTCAGGCACCTCTTCCACACGGATCGTCTCGCCGTTGTCACCGTCAAAATAGAGCGCCTTCATGGTCACCAGATCCACGACGCCCTCGTGCCCGGCTTCGAGTCCCACGGGAATCTGCATGGCAACTGCGTTGTGGCCCAATTTTTCCTTGAGCTGGTTTACCACCCGAAACGGATTGGCGCCGCTGCGGTCGCATTTGTTGATGAACGCAATACACGGGACCTTGTAGCGCTTCATCTGCTGATCCACGGTAATGGACTGGCTCTGGACGCCGCCCACCGAACAGAGCACGAGAATGGCCCCGTCCAGCACACGCAGGCTGCGCTCCACTTCGATGGTGAAATCGACGTGGCCGGGAGTATCGATAATGTTGATCTCGTGGTTGTTCCACTCGCAGTAGGTCGCTGCGGAAGCGATGGTGATGCCGCGCTCCTTTTCCAGTTCCATGGAGTCCATGGTGGCCCCCACCCCGTCTTTGCCCTTCACGTCATGAATGGCGTGGATCCGCTTGGTGTAAAACAGAATCCGCTCGGTCAGGGTGGTTTTGCCTGAGTCGATATGGGCACTAATGCCGATGTTTCTGATCTTCTCGATGCTTGCTGCCATAATACCCTCTGGTTTCGAGCGCGGTATCTAATCGACCAAAGCGCTCTTAGTTTACGTGACGGTATCGAACAACGCGGATATCGGGTTTTTACGAAGCCGTCCACTGCTACAAAAAAAGATCCCTCATTTGGTTGGAACTGCCACACCGAATGGGGGACCTCGATTCAACGATCAGCTTGCTGGTGCGCTAATATAGTGTTGTTTAAAGGGATGTCAACAAAATAATTGCCGCTAACCGCTTTCTGACATTCAATGGAAAGAAATCTATCCATTTGTACATATTGACGAATCGGGCAAACCGTTTTATGGATAGACTTTGTCTCAACCCCCGATACCCGTAAAAACATGAACGATAATCTCACTATAGATGAACTGACCGCGGAGAACAGCGCGCTGCGCGAAAAGCTGCGGAGCCTCGAAAACGAAAAAGAGGTTCGGCGCAAAACGCAATTCATCGCCGACGCTGCCGACCAGCTGTTGACCATGATCGACCGCGATTACAGATACGAAAGCGTCAACCAGGCCTACTGCCGTGCACGGGGGCAGCAACCGCTGGACGTCGTTGGCCGGACGGTGGCCGATGTCTGGGGTCGGATGCAGTTCGAAACCATCATCAAGCCCAAGCTCGACGATTGTTTCACCGGCAACGTGGCCAGTTCGGAAGACTGGTTCAAATTCGACGGCAAGGAACTGCGCTGCTTTCAGGTCACCTACAATCCGTATCGCAACGATAAGGGCGATATTACCCATGCCGTGGTGGTCACCCACGATATCACAGATCGGAAAAAAGCCGAGGCGGAGCTGAAAAAAGCCCATGACCGCCTCGAACGCCGGGTGGCTTTGCGCACCGAAGAGCTGGAAAAAGCCAATATCCAGCTTCGCAACGAAATCGAGGAACGCAAGCGGGCGGTCAAGGCCCTCAAGGAGAGCGAGGAACGCTACCGCTCCGTTTCCCGAGACATGCCGGCCCTGGTGTGCCGGTTCCTTCCCGACGGCCGCCTCACCTTCGCCAACATGCGTTTTAAGGATCATTATCTGATTTCCGACGAACAACTCGGCACCACAAATGTTTTCGACCTCTTTCCGCACAGCGAAAAACAGCAAATGCAAAAGCGCCTGGAGCGGCTGCACCCCGGAAAGCCCATGGTCACCCATGAGCAGTTCAGCCGCACCGATGCCGGTGAAACCGTCTGGCGCCAGTGGACCGACCGGGCGTTGTTCGACGAGAAAAACAACGCCATGGAGTACCAGAGGGTCGGCATCGACATCACCGAGAAAAAAAGTGTCGAAACCAAACTCCAACAGGCTCAGAAAATGGAGGCCATCGGCACGCTGGCCGGGGGCATTGCCCATGACTTCAACAACCTGCTCATGGGGATTCAGGGCAACATCTCTTTGATGTACCTGGATGTCAACCGCTGGCACCCGCTTTACGACAATATCCATGGCATCGAGCAGCTTGTCGACAGCGGCGCTAACCTCACCCGTCAGCTTCTGGGGTTTGCACGGGGCGGCAAATATGTGGTCAAACCGGTCAACCTGAACGAACTGGTAGCCGAAACGGCCAAGCTGTTCGGCAGGACACGCAAGTCCATCCGCATCCACGAAACCTACGAACCGCTGATTCGTCTGGTTTCCGCCGATCGCGGCCAGATCGAACAGGTACTGATCAACCTGTACCTCAACGCTTGGCAGGCCATGGAGGAAAAAGGCGACCTCTACCTGGAGACCCAGAATGTCACCATCGACGAAAACTTCGTCAAACCTTTCGAGGTCAACTATGGCGATTATGTTCGCATATCGGTGACGGATACGGGCAAGGGCATCGATCCGGACATCTCCCATCGTATTTTCGACCCCTTCTTCACCACCAAGGATTTCGGGTGCGGTTCCGGGCTCGGGCTGGCGTCGGTATTCGGTATCGTCAAAAACCACGGCGGGATCGTGGATTTCGAAAGCCACACCGGTCGCGGCACCACCTTCAGCGTGTATCTGCCTGTTTCCAGGGAAGCCGTAAAAGAAGCCGCGCCGATGCCAAAGGGAATTCTCAAGGGGCCGGAAACCATCCTGCTGGTTGACGATGAGCCGTATATCCTGGACATCGGTGTAAAAATGCTCGAAAAAATGGGGTATACGGTCGTCCAGGCCTGCTGCGGGGAGGATGCCATCCGCGTTTTTCAAGATGCCCCCGAAAAAATCGACCTGGTCATTCTGGACCTGATCATGCCGGACATCGGCGGCGGGGAAGTCTTCGACAGGCTGCGCGCAATCAGATCCGGCGTCAAAGTTTTGCTGGCCAGCGGGTACGCCATGGGCGATGCAGCCGCCATCATCGATCGCGGCTGCAACGGCTTTATTCAGAAGCCATTCGGCCTGGAAAAGCTTTCTCACGCCATCCGGGAAGTGATCGACAATGGACATCACGAGTCGGTGGATGGGTGACTACGGAACGGTAAAATGTGAACGTCGAACATCGAACGTCCAATTTCAATATTCGATGTTCGACGTTCTAAAAGCCTTTTGCCGCTTGAATATCTGGCCGGACCGGTCCGCGCATCGTGTCGATCGGGCATCGCCCGAAGTTTAATTCAATGCAATCATGGTTCGCGTCGCTGATGCCCCCTCTACCCCAACAACCGCCGTCACCCACTCCATCCGCCACCCTCATTTTGGTCAGACAAAACGAATCGGCAATGGAAACCTATCTGTTGCAACGCAGTGCCGCGAGCCGGTTCATGCCCGGCACCTATGTCTTTCCCGGGGGCCGATTAGAAGATGAGGACCGGGATACCGATTTCTGGATAAACCACGTGGACCTGTCGAAAAAAGGGCTGCTGGAGGCTTTTGACAGCAGCCCGGAAACGATTCTGCCCTTTGCCGTGGGCGCCATCCGGGAAACATGGGAGGAAGCCGGGGTGCTGTTGGCCGAGATTAGGGCAAGGGGCAACAGTCCTGCGACGGCTCCAGCAACGGAAGATTTCAATTCTCCGTCATTCATGACGAAACCAAGCCTATATGCAAACCAGATTAATAACCGTCCGGCTGGGGGGCTTTCGTTCAAGCGATTGGCAAGGGACAAGAATCTGATCCTCTCAACCTCCAAAATGGTCTACTGGAGCCGTTGGATCACACCGCAGTCGATGCCCAAACGATTCGACACCTGTTTTTTCATGGCGCCTGTGAAACCGGATCAGGAATGCAGTCCGGACAACCGGGAAACCGTTGACGGCATTTGGATCTCCCCCCGCAAGGCGCTGACGAAAAATTCAGACGGGTTATTGCCCTTAAGTCCGCCGGCAGTGATGACCCTGCACCAGATGCTTTCCTTTGCCGACTTAAGCGAAATGATCGCCGATACCCGCCGCCGTTCGCGGCCGGTCTCGACCATGCCGCGCCTGTGGCCACTGGGAAAAGGTGCCCTGCTGATCCAACCCTGGGACCCGGATTATGAGCGTGACACGGTGCGCGTCGATGAGAACCGTTTACAAAAGGATGTACTGCCGGTGGGGGCGCCCTTTTCCCGCCTGTGGTTCAACGGAGGCGTCTTTCGTCCGGTAAGGCATCCAGAGGAACTGGTTGATAGCTCATAGCTGTTAGCTGATAGCGAATCACCGAACACTCATTTAGCGGGTGGTTTGAAGAAGCCCCCTGCGAAGTTGGCTAAAACCCAGACCCATGAACGTCGAACATCGAACGTCCAACTTCGAACTTTGAATAAGGCATTCTGTCCATTTCTATTTTTAAAACCATGCTTTACAGACGATAAAAATGACCGGGACCCTTTTTTTCGAACGACGGAGCGAAGCGATCTCCGCATTCGACGTTGGACGTTCGATGTTCAATGTTCGACGTTCATAAGAATTTACCGATTGAAGGTCTCACCGGACTGGTCCGAACCGCTTCGGGTCGCTCGGGCTGAGCCCGATGTTTAATCCCTTTGAACCATCAGCTATGAGCTATAAGCCACCTGCTATCTCGGCCTTACAGCCGTTGCAGGCTGATTTTGGCGTCACTGGCCGCCAGGACCTTGTAATGTTCTTCTCCCATGCGAAAGCCTTTTCGGGCCTGGGATTCCTCGATTTTGTGGGGATACCCATAGTGGGGATCGAGCTGCAAGACGTAAAGATCCAGCAAAAGGGCCCCGTTACGGCTGCCCCGGTAGACAACCCGGGCCCCGTTTACGCGGACCCCCTTATTTTTGGTCAGCAGAACGCATTCGTCCTTCGCCAAAAACGGTTCCGGCGATTCCAGGGACAGGGCCTCGGACGGCTGCCAGTAATACTCGGGATTCGTCGCCCCGGCCCACAGGTACCAGACGCAGCCGAAAAAAAAGAGCCCGCAGGTGGCAAAGAAAATTACTGCCGGCCATTTCTGTTCACTAAAATCATTCACGGAGTTTGCACCTTTTTCAAATTCGTTTTCATTATCATGGGGCCGCTCGCCTTCGCTGCAGCCGAACCAATTAAAATAGAGCTTTTGGGAATCATTATCAAGACAGAACTTAAACAACCATTTCCCCAAACTTGGATTTAACAAAAGAGGTCGAAACGTATGTTACGGATTTTTCAAAACGATATCTCGGATCCCGAGCGGTTCGTCGTCACGCTGGAACTGGTGCCCGGCAGGGAACACACGGGAAGATCCGTGGACACGGTCATGGGCATCGCCAAAGACGCCTTTGCCGACGGCCGGGTCTCGGCCGTTTCCATCACGGACAATCCCGGCGGCAACCCTTCCTTGAGCCCCGATGCCATCGGCTACCGGATTTTTTCCATCGGCATGGACGTCATCGTCCATTTTACCTGCCGGGACATGAACCGGGTCGGCATGGAAAGCCGCGCCCTGCAGCTGGCCATGATGGGCATGAAAAACATCCTGGCCCTTACCGGCGACTATTCCGGTAAAGGCTTCGGCGGCCAGGGAGCGCCGGTGTTCGACATCGATTCGGTCAACCTGCAAATCATGTTGAATCTGATCGGCAAACGCATCAACGCAGCCGGAGATCCGGACAGCTTCTTTTCCGGCGGCGCGGTTTCCCCTTTCAAACGAACCGAAGGCGAATGCGTGGCACAGTATGCCAAAATGAGCCGCAAGGTTGCCGCCGGGGCCCAGTTTTTAATCACCCAACTCGGCTACGATGCACGCAAATTCCAGGAGTTGATCGGCATTCAGCGGCACATGGGAATCGACGTCCCCACCCTGGGATCGGTTTATGTGCTCAGCCCCCATGCAGCCGGCATCATGAACCAGGGCCGGGTGCCGGGAGCCGTCGTCACCGACGATCTGCTTCGCACTGTTGAAACGGAATGGAAAGACAAGCAGGAGGGCCGCAAGTTTGCCATCGAACGGGCGGCCCGATTGGGGGCCGTTCTGAAAGGGCTCGGCTACCGGGGCATTCATATCGGCGGCATTCACCGGGATTTTACCACGGTGGGCAAAAGCCTGGACCGCATGGAGCAAATCGGCGACAGCTGGCAGCAGTGGCTGCCCTGCTTCAACTATCCGCAAACCGACAGTTTTTATGCGTTTCGGGAATCGCCGCCCCAACCGGTAAACACACCTGCCTTTGGACTGGCTCCCAGGCCGCTGTCGGTGGCCGATCGAATCCTGTATCCCCTGATGAAGTCCTCCCACAACCTGTTTTTCGATTTCGATTCTTTCCTGGCGCCCCTGTACAAAACGATTTGTAAAGCTTTGGACGGCAACATCGCCGGCAGTCTGTTCCTGCGTCTGGTCGAGCACCCCATCAAACGCATGCTGTTAGGGTGCAGGCAATGCGGCGACTGCGCCATTCAGCATATCGGTTTTCTGTGCCCCGAGTGGGGTCTCCCCAAGCACACCCGCAACGGGGCCTGCGGCGGCAGCCGCGACGGTATGTGCGAAGTGCATCCGGATCGTCCATGCGTCTGGTTCCGGGCCCACAACCGGCTGGCCGCCAGGGGAGAAATCAAGCAGATGTGCGACGGCTGCGTACCGCCGCGCATGTGGGAACTGGACCAGACCTCTTCCTGGATCAATTTTCACCTGGGCCGGGATCACCAGAGCAACGGGAATGAAATTGCCGGATTCTGCCGGAAGGCGACCTGCCGGTTGCTGGTGGAGGACTGAGAACAGAAGATGGAAGATGGATGAGGGATGAGGGATGAGGGATGAGGGATGAGGGATGAAAAATGAAGTGAACGGTGATCTGTGAACCGTGAACTGTCAGCTATCAGCAATGAGCTAAATACGGCCCAGCCAGAACCGATATGCGTTCAGAACAAGGGCCAATAGCGGCATCCCTCGGGCAAAGCCGCCCATGAGCGGAATCCGGGCCGCCGGTGAGGTCAGCAGCGCGAAGCCCAAGTCAGGCAGCCTATAAAAAACGGCCGCGGTAATCATAGCGAACAGCAATTCACGCCGGATGGGGGTCAGGGCGGTCTCGTAGGACCGGCAGGCATCGCAGCCGGTATCCATGGCATCAACGACGGCGCGGGCTGCCTTCCGGCCGCTGACGATGGCGTGATATAATCCCTCTCCCAGCAGCGGATCCACCAGGCCGGCGGCATCGCCGGCGAGCAGCACCCGTCCTTGCCCGGGCCGATAGCGCCAACCGCCTATTCCCAACCGATAGCCGCTGACCTGCCCGGGCGTTGCACCACCAAGCCGCCGG
This window of the uncultured Desulfosarcina sp. genome carries:
- a CDS encoding AAA family ATPase, whose protein sequence is MGSVITKEDTDEWRQARKRAEKESYSSLATESGIVAGRPAWRPGRPTGARVINLKERNLDMLKNDLILRNPLRLLGHENEAIVPEGGFGAVLARAGVGKTALIVQVALNTMLQHRNVLHVSLDDPVEKVNLWYQQVLNSLAHQYHVRQIKDLWESIQMNRFIMTFKVEGFSVPKLEERVKDLTEQQIFNPHMVIIDGLPFDDRLRGPLEGLKAFSENHRLHLWFTVTTHRHEEPAADGLPVQLSAVADLFDAAIQLQPEGNKIHIRSLKGGPAETRDQLLDPATMLIMDH
- the fusA gene encoding elongation factor G, which translates into the protein MAASIEKIRNIGISAHIDSGKTTLTERILFYTKRIHAIHDVKGKDGVGATMDSMELEKERGITIASAATYCEWNNHEINIIDTPGHVDFTIEVERSLRVLDGAILVLCSVGGVQSQSITVDQQMKRYKVPCIAFINKCDRSGANPFRVVNQLKEKLGHNAVAMQIPVGLEAGHEGVVDLVTMKALYFDGDNGETIRVEEVPEALMELAMEKREALLDAASMFSDELTEAILEEAPISEQMLIAAIRKGTLERQITPVFMGSAYKNKAVQPLLDAVTQLLPCPADITNQALNLDQDEAQVDLTSDPAAPTVALAFKLEDGQYGQLTYIRVYQGTLAKGDTVVNVRTGRKIKIGRLVRMHANQMEDIAEISAGYIGALFGVDCASGDTFTDRDLNLTMTSMYVPEPVISLAIVPKDNKAEINMSKALNRFSKEDPTFRTYVSEETGDTIISGMGELHLEVYIERMRREYKAEVTTGAPRVAYRETITRQAEFNYTHKKQTGGSGQFGRVAGYMEPLDGGDFEFVNEVTGGAIPTNFIPACEKGFRNCLAKGPKMEFPVTGVKVVINDGASHSVDSSDMAFQAAARGAFLEGYMKAAPVIHEPIMKVAVETPTEFQGAVMGSLNQRRGMIVGSQEEGPMCVIESQVPLAEMFGYSTVLRSLTQGKAQFTMEFATYRQVPQSIAEEIAKKRAEEKKNVA
- a CDS encoding PAS domain S-box protein — encoded protein: MNDNLTIDELTAENSALREKLRSLENEKEVRRKTQFIADAADQLLTMIDRDYRYESVNQAYCRARGQQPLDVVGRTVADVWGRMQFETIIKPKLDDCFTGNVASSEDWFKFDGKELRCFQVTYNPYRNDKGDITHAVVVTHDITDRKKAEAELKKAHDRLERRVALRTEELEKANIQLRNEIEERKRAVKALKESEERYRSVSRDMPALVCRFLPDGRLTFANMRFKDHYLISDEQLGTTNVFDLFPHSEKQQMQKRLERLHPGKPMVTHEQFSRTDAGETVWRQWTDRALFDEKNNAMEYQRVGIDITEKKSVETKLQQAQKMEAIGTLAGGIAHDFNNLLMGIQGNISLMYLDVNRWHPLYDNIHGIEQLVDSGANLTRQLLGFARGGKYVVKPVNLNELVAETAKLFGRTRKSIRIHETYEPLIRLVSADRGQIEQVLINLYLNAWQAMEEKGDLYLETQNVTIDENFVKPFEVNYGDYVRISVTDTGKGIDPDISHRIFDPFFTTKDFGCGSGLGLASVFGIVKNHGGIVDFESHTGRGTTFSVYLPVSREAVKEAAPMPKGILKGPETILLVDDEPYILDIGVKMLEKMGYTVVQACCGEDAIRVFQDAPEKIDLVILDLIMPDIGGGEVFDRLRAIRSGVKVLLASGYAMGDAAAIIDRGCNGFIQKPFGLEKLSHAIREVIDNGHHESVDG
- a CDS encoding methylenetetrahydrofolate reductase C-terminal domain-containing protein — its product is MLRIFQNDISDPERFVVTLELVPGREHTGRSVDTVMGIAKDAFADGRVSAVSITDNPGGNPSLSPDAIGYRIFSIGMDVIVHFTCRDMNRVGMESRALQLAMMGMKNILALTGDYSGKGFGGQGAPVFDIDSVNLQIMLNLIGKRINAAGDPDSFFSGGAVSPFKRTEGECVAQYAKMSRKVAAGAQFLITQLGYDARKFQELIGIQRHMGIDVPTLGSVYVLSPHAAGIMNQGRVPGAVVTDDLLRTVETEWKDKQEGRKFAIERAARLGAVLKGLGYRGIHIGGIHRDFTTVGKSLDRMEQIGDSWQQWLPCFNYPQTDSFYAFRESPPQPVNTPAFGLAPRPLSVADRILYPLMKSSHNLFFDFDSFLAPLYKTICKALDGNIAGSLFLRLVEHPIKRMLLGCRQCGDCAIQHIGFLCPEWGLPKHTRNGACGGSRDGMCEVHPDRPCVWFRAHNRLAARGEIKQMCDGCVPPRMWELDQTSSWINFHLGRDHQSNGNEIAGFCRKATCRLLVED